One region of candidate division WOR-3 bacterium genomic DNA includes:
- a CDS encoding tetratricopeptide repeat protein, translated as ECSLLTEFFNQDTTLRIPDSISIDTLFQEPLIEEKILMLKEEIGGYYALDSILAGILLKEGRIEEAFKVIIPYLEYKNAVAYCRTVRARKYYQDGDYESAANDIILSQTKEPELLLMLADALTVLGENPLFLYDDISATAEDTLIIAKVRKNLMVWNFMHGDYDEVVKQGMEFARDDTSLIRLYLYSLARTGKKATADSLFCQFFNAVDYRLLNYYGEFLIEQKRYSTARVYYDSIIDSLQETAAAELYFNWALVPFLEGEIDTAYERFISFMSQFKDDEKYYRAAFKIATIKYLKQEFDSAVYYYKIAAEDDSLCLDALQNQLICYKKAGDWKKVIESGNELIPFLTEEEEAGDYFEIGYAYLRSGKLRNAIDYLKRAAELDPSPEFHYWLGEAYLAKGDFIRSLYQYQKIIELYPRDEMWTPTAHYKKGIVLEFMDEVDEAKKVYRAIIKKRGRDDTWGIEAQKRLEALE; from the coding sequence AAGAATGTTCTTTATTGACCGAGTTCTTTAACCAGGATACGACTTTACGCATTCCCGACAGCATAAGTATAGATACTCTTTTTCAAGAGCCGTTGATTGAAGAGAAGATATTAATGTTAAAAGAAGAGATAGGCGGGTATTATGCTCTTGATTCCATCCTTGCCGGGATATTGCTGAAAGAGGGCAGGATAGAGGAGGCATTCAAAGTTATTATACCGTATCTGGAATACAAAAATGCGGTCGCCTATTGCCGTACGGTGAGAGCGAGAAAATATTACCAGGATGGTGATTATGAATCAGCAGCGAACGATATTATTCTTTCGCAGACAAAGGAACCGGAATTACTGTTGATGCTGGCTGATGCATTGACGGTGCTTGGTGAAAATCCGCTTTTCCTGTATGATGATATTTCAGCCACGGCTGAAGACACATTGATTATTGCAAAGGTCAGAAAGAATTTGATGGTCTGGAATTTCATGCACGGAGACTATGATGAGGTTGTGAAACAAGGGATGGAGTTTGCTCGGGATGATACAAGTCTGATACGACTTTATCTCTACAGCCTCGCACGCACCGGCAAGAAGGCGACGGCTGATTCCCTTTTTTGTCAGTTTTTCAATGCTGTGGATTACAGATTGTTGAATTACTACGGTGAATTTCTAATAGAGCAGAAAAGATATAGTACAGCGAGAGTATATTACGATTCAATCATTGATTCCTTACAGGAAACTGCAGCGGCGGAACTGTATTTCAACTGGGCGCTGGTGCCGTTTTTAGAAGGCGAGATTGATACGGCGTATGAAAGATTTATTTCTTTTATGTCTCAGTTTAAAGATGATGAAAAATATTACAGGGCGGCTTTCAAGATCGCCACGATAAAGTATTTGAAACAGGAATTTGATTCCGCCGTATACTATTACAAAATCGCCGCGGAGGATGATTCCCTTTGTCTGGATGCTCTGCAGAATCAATTGATATGCTATAAAAAGGCAGGTGACTGGAAAAAGGTGATAGAATCAGGAAATGAGCTCATTCCTTTTCTTACCGAAGAGGAAGAGGCCGGTGATTATTTTGAAATAGGATACGCGTATCTGCGCAGCGGTAAATTAAGAAACGCAATTGATTATTTGAAAAGAGCTGCCGAATTAGACCCTTCTCCTGAATTTCATTACTGGCTTGGTGAAGCGTATTTAGCCAAGGGTGATTTTATAAGATCCCTGTATCAATATCAGAAGATTATCGAACTCTATCCCCGTGATGAGATGTGGACGCCGACTGCTCATTATAAGAAGGGTATTGTTCTGGAGTTTATGGATGAGGTTGATGAAGCCAAAAAAGTATATCGTGCGATTATAAAGAAACGTGGACGGGATGACACGTGGGGTATTGAAGCGCAGAAACGGCTGGAGGCGCTGGAATGA